The following nucleotide sequence is from Halictus rubicundus isolate RS-2024b chromosome 7, iyHalRubi1_principal, whole genome shotgun sequence.
GGTAAGCGATGGTGATGTACATGCATTCTTATAAATAAGTGTTTCTGTAACATACTGTATTTAAGTGCGAACACAAAGGCTTGTGAAACTTGCTGTTACTAAAGCGAGAAGCCAAAGGTATATGAAGATACAAAGGCAGCAAACTTATAGGCAATATTCAGGAAGTCAATCTATAATATATTTTGGATAAACTTAACAATCATAAAACAAATTCATGTTAATGTTCATATATTCAAAGTATCTATATGTTGGTAATGTGACACAGCAAACATAAAATTAATGTTCAAAACATATTCATTTAGATTACAGTGACCGTGTAATGTTCAAGATTACAGTGGTTCTTCCGTTGCATTGACACATGAACATAAACAAGAACATTCGTGTAGTTTCGCTCTACTTTAGGAACGTTTGTATTAGTGAAAGTTCGAGAGTTATTTAAAAAAGGAAATCAGAAAGTATGTTTACTAGTAGTCAATTTATAAACAAGATAATTGGACACTGATACGAATACTTCAGAGAATCGCCTTATACACAATATTTGCTAACGTAATTTAGAAACGATTAGCTACAGGTGCGATTTAAAAATCAGATAGTTTCCACTTGTAAGAAGAAGTTATATTTGTTAGACAAAACAGATGTCTATAATCATTTTTCAATGTCTTTATTTTTTGTACTTGAAGAAGGCAGGACTggtgtaaaagaaaaagaacaaatGAGACAAATCTATTGCAAGTTTGTAAAACTGTAATACGTATGCCCGATAGGATTGAAGGTAATTGTAAATAGATCGAAATTTTACTGATTTGATCATTGTTGCTGTAACATGTATGTGTATAAAGCGTCGCCTCGGTATAATTTATACTGTAGGAAATTATGCTATAGGGAAAGCACTAATTGACAGCGCTCTCGTCTGATTTTACTTTCTATCTTAAGATGCCTCAAGTGCGAAAACTAAAGAacagaatttgtaaaatatgAATGTAATATATTTATCTGGAGTGCCTTGAAGATTTAAGTATACTCGCGAAGTATACATGACACACACATTGATGCGTGTACAGTCACGCATTAAATATACCCACAATAcgacacacgcgcgcgcacacacactcTCACACCCACACATTGTATGTATGAAATTATGTTTTAGGTAAATATGggtaaatacaatatttttaaacgatatATCACGTTACACTTTATGTTCTGCGTAAAAGATCATACAGTTTGttaatatttgaatttttattctcATACATTCAACTAAAAATTAAACGaacaatattgaaataattgttgTTAGTTTACGCAATGTACTGTAAATCACACGCAGATGTGATTAAGTGAATTTTATGTCGAAGTAGAAagaaaagaatttattaaagtcattgttttcatataattttttaactttgtggaataatttttccattgtATATCCTACGCATATTTACCATCACAAACACAATTATTTTCCAATgcattttttttatagaatGAATATCATACGAGTATAATTTGATTttgttaaatgtttataacaatctAAATTTCATAtatcgaaaatccagtttgatCATTCAATCATATAGTATGAATTGTTTAACACTTTTTGAGTATCAATATCGATAAGACTTTTAAAGTCTCAAGACTATAATTTTGTTTTGAGTGTTTATTGTATGGAATAAGATAATGTGATTAATTTACACAGAATTCATACGTGCATGatttctttttacaaaatactttatatgatgtttatttttctataaatttttagaTGAATGGTCAGGCTGGATATACTTTTCTTGTAATTAACTACaggatgtttcatttatttgttgaaatttttaatgaatgCAAGTCTACATTCTTCTTATACATGCTTGATGTGTAATTTACTATTATACACAGATTTTACCAAATTGGAAACAAAGTTATTTCCGAATTCTCTATAAGCTCAAAGTACAATGCACTTATAGTGATGTGTTATAGAATAAAAGCAATTCACTATAAGTTCCGTTTTTCTCAcagattaaaattttatttgtgatTACCGATGATCCTTACACTTTCATCTGTGTTCTAATGTTAATTATTTGtaagatatatgtatatcttgATTGCTGCACCGATATTATGAAATATTGTATAtagataatatatgtatttttacaTATCATCTGCCTTTAAAGAATATAGTTCATAAACCTCTTAAAAAGTAGTATTATTTCTATAAATATTGTGTAGCAAaataaagaagagatatataaatgaaataacatgattttatttttaataatttaatttttatatttaatactaTATAGAGCATATACAAATAATTTATAGAACATTATGTATAATAAATGTGATTCTTGTCATTGAAGTACAAATTATATCAAACAACAGTGTTGAAGTAACTGATTTCctgaaatataataataatattattaagtgCATGTTTTAAGAAACTTTCAACTTTCGTGCAGCATCAGTGCATGAAAGCTTATATTTTGTAGATCAATAGTTACTaacattttaatatattttgatATCACTACCTGATCTTGCATCAAGGTTGCTTACACATCATAAGAATTTAAAGCATTTTTCCATTTTAATATtgctaattgatttttttttctaaactcATCTCTCTATAGGGTCATTCATTTCAAAGATTTTGTTTATTGTAGTCTTCACCGATATATTGACGTACctcaaaggatttttcaaaatcttaaaaattgttagttGGCCAAATAAATGGTACCCAGTATGTATATTAAATGGAGctccatttaattttaattgaatcgcAGTTTAACtttcaattttgcaaaaatatatttatcacCTTGGGTTAATAAAGAGATATATGTGGATATCAGATAAGTATCTTCCACtaattgttgaaaaatctaTAATGAATGAAactgaataaatatttaattcataATTATAATACTAAATTATTATAAAGTACACAATTCAGTTGGTAGTGCATGTTACTAAATAATCATAATATCATACAATCGGTAAAGAGTTTCATCATGTTTTtgaataagatatttataatacAATACATAAATACATTTTGTCCATTCTGTACCTTGTGCATTTGTCCTTTTCATTAAGATATCGTCTATTTATTCTTTGCGAAGATCGTAATTTGCTAATTATGGTAGATACAACATGCTACTTCCTACCTTGAGTCATAAATACATATTAATGATCATCAACTGAATTTTTTCCAGTGATTGTTGTAAAATCTACAATAAATAAAACTGGATAAATATTTGATTGACAATTGtgatattgaattattataaagaACACAATTCAGTTGGTAGTGCATGTTAGTAAATAATCATAGTATCATATAAGTGGTAAAGAGTTTCATCATGTTTTTGAATTATGAGGTTTATAATACAAGGCGTCCCAGAAAAGGtataagaaaaagaagaaggtgCTTAAAATTATCGCTTTctttttctgggacaccctgcataatatataaatacattttgTCCATATGGTATCGTACCTTGTGCATTTTTACGCTTCATTGAGATATTATCTGTTTGTTCTTAGTAAATTATCGTAGATTCAACATGTTACTTTGTGCCTTAGGTCATAACTACATATTAGTGATTATTGACTGAATCTTTTCCCAAGATTGTTGTAAAATCTACAATAAATAAAACTGAATAAATATTTGATTGACAGCTAtgatattgaattattataaagaACATAATTCAGTTGGTAGTGCAtgttaataaataatcatgGTATCATATAATTGGTAAAGAGTTTCATCATgcttttaaatataaaatttacagTATAACACATAAATGCAGTCTGTACGTACAATATGTGTTTCTTTTATTCATTAAGATGTTTTGCATTTCATTCTTAGCAAATTATGATAGACACGTGTGTATGCACCtgtaaacaaattattattaaattactatTTAGTATAATTGTAAGGTactgaaaaatatatgttttatgttttaatcaATAGAAAAAGCTATTGAATTATCGTATCATTTTataataagtgtaattaattatTGAAGATGCTTTTGGATTCAAAAAGCGATACTGTGAAATTGAGAAAAAGCTGGTTTCATACTCACTCATAGTAAGCGGATAACAATATTCGTCAATAATCCTACATAGAGCAAGTCTATAATCTAAAATGATTGTTCACGAGCGACATTTTTAATTGTTCAAGTTACAGTAGTCTCTTCTCCGATTTCTCTCACTCCCACTAACCATTTTCTCACGAACATTCTGTTTAATAATCAAGACGAAGTGAAGACTTCTTCACAAGAAGTGAAAACTTTGAAAGAAAGCATGAACAAATGACATGCTATAATAATTCGTACCTTCCCGTTTTCGTGAAATGCTTTATAGCACCACTCGTGTTCaatttataaaatgaaatgatagcgggaaatttaaatttatcacATGCTATATATacaatcaattttattataacatagttaattacaaattttattatttaaatagtaCTAAAAATAAATTCAGTAACGTTTTCTATAATTTTaggttaatttcaataaatacatTGTTTgcgtagtttaatattttcttcaaagGTTAACATATATAATTATAGAATCAATACTACATAGGAGATGTaagaacatgtataatttatcGTACCTCAATCATTTTTTGTTATTATTGTCTTTTTTATATGTTTACTAATCCGATACTAATAGATTTTATTATATAGTTATATCATCTATAAATATCTACATATCTATCCGTATGCTACGCATTCAGTCACACTATGTATAGTTTTCCCTTATTAACATCTCGTTTTAATCCCCCCAATCTCATGGTGTATCCAATTGAACATCTTTTTGCTTCTGGCCGTGGAATATCTACGAGTGGTCAATCAATATAAATAGTGTCTACTACTTGATAACGTCTCACCGAGTTTCTCGAATTACGTGACGTTAAAAAGGGAAAACTGTAGTTGCAAGTGTCAGATTCGCAATTCAGAATTGAGTGCCGTTCAGTGCCGTTGGAGGAAGACATGGAAGTAATTGAAAAGTGTTCCAGCATGATTCTGACTAATTTATAACTATGTTGACTGTCATCAGTTGATAAGTAGGTGGTCATAATCAAGATCGTAAGATTTACATTCGAGACGTTGAAATTGTGCGTATCAGCGATGTTAAATAAAGTTAATGATCTTTTACATTATTCCAGTTGTCGACTTAGTATGTCACTTGATTTTCGGGTTCGTAATAGATTTCTATAAATTCGGCAACAGACTGTGAGTTAAAAAGCCCTGTTGCGCTACCGTCGAAAATGTcgtttttaagaattttttataaatagccATTAATCATTTGAAATTTGGTGTAATGACTTTCAAAGTGTCAGACGGTTCATTCTGGATGCCAAAGTTTCTGATCAACAAGATTCTGATTTATTGACACAGGCgagaaaaaagtaaaaatgaCTGAGAGTTTAATAAATGAATGGCTGGCAGATTGTGCTGATGTCTCGCCTCCGGAGCTTCACACCTTCGCTACCACTTTATTGCAAGACAATGAGATTGTCAGAGCACTTTATGTGCTTTTGGAAGAGCGTAGCAAATATAGTCAGGTAATATGTTGTTCACCaatattctttatattcgaGTAAGAAAGAATGAATTAGAACTTCCCGATTAACATAAGttggaaaagaaaatttaattgacactAAAGACAATAGTAATTGAATCTGATTACTTCAAtgataaaaatagaaatttatttttgctgtAAAGAATACATATATTTAAGTTGTGttctatttatatataaaaaaagttcttGTCTGTTATAGTTGATGGACACAGTTTGTGatcaattatacaatttttaccgTTCTCGGGAAACAGAATTGCAAAGGTTTACTTTGCAGTTTTTGCCGACATtggtatatatttatttaaattctgcAGCTCATGGTGATATCAAGGTAAGGATGCACAACagtgaagaaaataataattaaacatGAACCTCATTAATCTTATGTCCTTTCTGGACTTCTGGCATTTGAAGTAAAAACTAATGTTATATAACACAGATGAACTATAATTCAAGTTGAAATTGCATGAAACAAGTGTCGTATCATCAGCTTAATTACAGTACAGGTGTTCAAGTTCATACAAGTATGATCTATAATCTTGTATGAACGAGTATTATTACTATAATACGTTTACATTTAGAAGTTTGGAAAAAGTATATAGATTTTGTACATTGTACAATTAAAAGAACTTAATTCATTCATAAAATTATGCAATCGTGTATTATGATTATATAAATGTACATTTTTTATGAATTAGTACAATATCGACTATTTCTTAGTAGAAAATACAAATTTGATATACAGCTTATTTTGGACCCGTGCCAAtgtatttattttgtaatatattctTTTTCCCAGAATTGCAGATCTGTAGAAACATTGTTAATTGGACTGTATAATCTGGAAATAGTGGACAAATCTGGACAACAAAAAGCAATTTCTTTTAGAGTACCTTCTCTTGCCATGCTATCTATATTTCACGAGGTatgtactatttttttaaatgaatactAGTGTAACCTTATATCTTGTAACAAATGTTATCTGTATTTTATATAGCCTGCAAGTTTAGCACCTGCTTCCTTAACAGAAAGTGCTGTGCGTAGATTCGAAGAATGTAATACAAAATTAGTTAGCTGGGGACCGCTGCAACAAGTAGAGACGCTGAATGCACAGAACAGATTAAAAGTGATGACTGCTCTTCTCTTCATTTACAATCAACAGCTCggttatataaataaatatgcttTAGAACAATTATGCAAAGTTGCCACCAAGTAAGATGAAATTAAATGAATGTAAATTGATTTTGCTTATTTATTAATGTTATCacgtaatttattttcaatgtatTGCAGACTCGTTACTCAAGGATTTATGAAACCAGGACACCATCAAAGATCATCATATGGAAGCGAGTCTAGTTTTGTTCCAAGGCTGTTGCCTCGTATACCCGTATCGAGTCAATTTCTCCTTGAATTTTTACATGCCGTATATTTTGCTATGTACGAGACGTATTATCTTTTAAATTAACTtcttaattatatttaatttcaaaGAAATGTGAAAGAACGTTTAGATGAAGATTTGTTTCGTTTTCGTCACACTTGAATCAATAATAATGTAACACAATGTTGACAGGTATAATGACTGCTGGTACTTAGGTACACAAGCAGTGGAAGATATTCACAATCGAGCATGTTATGAAGCGTACCCGGATGTCATGCTAGTCACAAATGCTATACGTAATTCTGCCAGTTCTGGCCCATCAGGTACAAAAAAATTGAATGTTGATCGAAATATTGTaattaggggtgtgcgagaacccaaaAATGTCGGATCGAAACagatcgagaattttattcgggatcggaACAGGATCTCCAAAATTTCGGGATTTCCGAACACATTAAGGTTCTCGAGAATCCTGATACATTCGAGAACTCAAATGTGTTCGAGAATCTCAAAAATTgtcgagaatcccgaaattttcgagaacccgaccCACACACCTATAATTGTAATGATAATAACAAGTACCAAGCATTGTAAAAAAATTTCGTTATTTCAGGTCAACTGAATGATGGATCCATTGGTGTAAGCGTTGCATTGTCACCAAGTGCAACTGCAACGGTATCTAAGTCCATGATCACAAATGCCTCCTTCCGAACGAAAAAATTACCAGGTAGGTTTTTAACATTAAATGCTGTCGTTTCCTATCAATCaccataaaaaaatatgttgacAAAATACTGGTCTCCAATGTATCATTCATGTCGCtgggtttatttttttttttggtaaatatgCACAACATACAGAGTCTGatttttgttaaattatttataactaCCCAGCatgttattaacgttattcATGTTGTACAGCAAACATCGGTTAGTATGCACTAAACTAGAATATGATGTAAACAAGAGGGTAAATGTTTCAGATTATAGTTTCATATCAATGGTACAAAATCTATGAATACAAAATCGAAAGTGCATGAACACAGTATTTGTACATTATATGATTCATTTCGCATGCAGAATTATGTCTAGGATTTAGCTATAGATCAAAATTGTTAGTTATGTATACGAGTTAAAAGTCCTTTGTATTTATATTAGCGAAAAGTGTTTCCACATGTTTGTTTTGCATTGTTGGAAGTGTGCTTTCGACACACAAAATTGAAGTGTGTTCAAGCATTTGCATAATCATAAACACATTTACAAGCCATCTGGATATAGCAAATGTGCATTGGTTGCAAACATATGTCATTAGACGATCTGGATGAGAAGTTATTCGCGGCTGAACTCAACAATGCTACTCAACACGAAATTGATCAACCTCAACCAACAGTATCCAGCAGTTCGAAATGGTTCCCTTGGCAATCAAAGCATTCCCATACAGCAACGAACGAGGAAACCGGCAGAGTGAAACAAGTCAGTTCTACTTCCTCGTTGGAGGGTTCTAGACGTGGAAGCGTGTGTAGTGCTCATAGTTCACCTAATAAATCCTCTCCCAGAAGGAGCAAAGATCATTCGAAAAGAAATATATCTGAACACAATGAAGATCATAATGTGAAAGTGAATCTGCGAAAAAGGAAGGAACAGAAAGAAGGTAGTGAGTCTGcctatggagaaaataaaataacttcTGGCTCTCATTTGTACAGTGTCTTGGAAGAGAAAGTTCTCGGAGAAATGATTCATGAATCTATGGAAAGTGTGTACATGGATGGAAATAAATCATTGAATTATCGTACAACTGCTGCTTTATCAACAAATACATGGTATTAGTGGTTCAGTTTCAGCACTTTAGGATCactaaaattttcttcaatATACACGCGACAGATTAGTTCTTACACCATATTAAGCAATTCAATTAGGAGTGATATGTGTATTCATTTATAAATTCGTTTCAGAGATATGGTCATTTTTAGAAGAAGCAAATCATAACTGCCTGATCCTACTACATATGTATAGTCACAGATGCACATTATGGACAGTTGCATGAAGTTTTGGCATGTTTGTTTGTGTCGAGAATATTGAATTTGTTATAATGCAGGTTCATCTTGGCCCCCATCATTGTtctccccctttttttttattagtctAAATCATTTCTTTTGTGCACAAATTAATTAGCGGTAATGTGATGCCCGAATTTGTCTATTTAGTAATTACATACAGTTTtggtgcgtgtgtgtgtgtgtgtgttttcagttagatatatagaaacatttcataagtctaataaaaattatttagtatAGAGGGGGACACGAAATTGTAGAAGAGATTTTAAgatcaatttcattttcaatggATTGTGCGATAAATTTTTATGTGTTACACAGTACAGTCAACTGAAAACTTGTCTTTAAAGCATATTTCAAAATTTGGTATGATATCGTAATCCTTCTATACTAAAAATATccataataattttttcatatttttaatgacAGTTTAGTGATATTCCTGCATTTTTAGATaaaggaaataataaataacattgTGTTTCTTTTAAATCGCAGAagcttaatatttttaaactttttatattactttaacTTCACACACAAAATGTGAAATTCTTCATATATGCTTCTTTCACAGTATTTATATAAAGTAATGTATATATACTTTCGAGTAATGTATACATACTTTGGTATATTTTTTTCGAAAAGTAGtattaataacatatttctatttttatttctttttttctttgtttagATGACATACCGATTCAAGTAACGAAAGAAGATTCCGGTGGAGAAGGTAAAAGTAATCTTGTGTCGATCAGTGAAGAAGACACTGCAGAGCCGAACAGAGTTGGTTCAATGAGACAATCGAAGGATCAGAAAACTGCGTCGAAAATTGCGAATTTTCCAGGTCTTGGGAAAAAGCCTAAGGATAAGGATGGCAAGGTGGCTAAAAATGCTCATGTCAACGTCTCGGACAAAGAGAAGAAACTTGGATCTCAGACGACTTCAAAAGAGAGTATTAAAGGTAGTTCTTCAATGTTAAATAGTGAACCGACAGAGCTTGATGGAAATGTAAATGGATGTTCAATCAGAAAAAAGAATACTAGCGTAGAAAATAATTCAATTACAGTAGATGCTAATGTTGCATTAATTGATGGTGAACGTCACGCGTTGAGTGGAGAAATAGATAATACTAATAAGGAGACTACAATTAATTTAAGAACCCACAATGAAACAGAATCATTGACTTCATCTATTCAGGTCAGCTCTGTTTAAATTTATGAATGAAAGTAGatttataaaatgaaaacaaaataGTAGTGGTGGGCTATACTGAACAAATATAACGTTTCCTTTTTCCACATCGTCGGTTGTATACAATAGTTTTTGCTCTTAACGTAGTGGATCTTTAAGGAATTCAGCATTTAAGgaagttttgtgattgaagACGAAGAACATTGTACACACCACGTTTTTTCAGACATGGCTCATTACTACACGGATCTCCgtaaccaatttaaaaaaaaaacattaaatgGAAATGGATATAATGGGGAAGGGAACAATAAATTAAGACACTGTACGTTTTTTTTGCTGGATGTACATAAATGTGTATTGAAAGATTCTGTTAATTGTCTTTATAATATGTGCTTTGATATATTAAACATGTGTTTTAACATATGctttttttcaaacatttttatttatgatTCTTAATGCCTTTTAAAAATCAGGGAACGTAccaaatatttattcttatgTTAATATTTGATCAATCCAAAACATACAAACTGAAAAATATGTACTTATTTACTTTTCttgtacattaattttatttttaaatacaatttcGTATGTATATTTACAATATTCAGTTATTATTGAACTggctacaaaatttgtttaaaaattataaagttTATGCAACAGACTAAAACGAATGGCTAATAATTATACAACGGCCAGGGACTCCACTGAAAATAAATCAGAGATGTTTCATGTTTTCTTCAAAATATTACTtcttatattttaaaattttggaTCATTCGCTAAAAAAGTACATGACTGACTTGTTTTTGAAAACAGTTTAAGAATATATTTAGACAGATCTTGTCATTTTT
It contains:
- the Hyccin gene encoding PI4KA lipid kinase complex subunit hyccin isoform X2 produces the protein MTESLINEWLADCADVSPPELHTFATTLLQDNEIVRALYVLLEERSKYSQLMDTVCDQLYNFYRSRETELQRFTLQFLPTLVYIYLNSAAHGDIKNCRSVETLLIGLYNLEIVDKSGQQKAISFRVPSLAMLSIFHEPASLAPASLTESAVRRFEECNTKLVSWGPLQQVETLNAQNRLKVMTALLFIYNQQLGYINKYALEQLCKVATKLVTQGFMKPGHHQRSSYGSESSFVPRLLPRIPVSSQFLLEFLHAVYFAMYNDCWYLGTQAVEDIHNRACYEAYPDVMLVTNAIRNSASSGPSGQLNDGSIGVSVALSPSATATVSKSMITNASFRTKKLPDDLDEKLFAAELNNATQHEIDQPQPTVSSSSKWFPWQSKHSHTATNEETGRVKQVSSTSSLEGSRRGSVCSAHSSPNKSSPRRSKDHSKRNISEHNEDHNVKVNLRKRKEQKEGSESAYGENKITSGSHLYSVLEEKVLGEMIHESMESVYMDGNKSLNYRTTAALSTNT
- the Hyccin gene encoding PI4KA lipid kinase complex subunit hyccin isoform X3 → MTESLINEWLADCADVSPPELHTFATTLLQDNEIVRALYVLLEERSKYSQLMDTVCDQLYNFYRSRETELQRFTLQFLPTLVYIYLNSAAHGDIKNCRSVETLLIGLYNLEIVDKSGQQKAISFRVPSLAMLSIFHEPASLAPASLTESAVRRFEECNTKLVSWGPLQQVETLNAQNRLKVMTALLFIYNQQLGYINKYALEQLCKVATKLVTQGFMKPGHHQRSSYGSESSFVPRLLPRIPVSSQFLLEFLHAVYFAMYNDCWYLGTQAVEDIHNRACYEAYPDVMLVTNAIRNSASSGPSGQLNDGSIGVSVALSPSATATVSKSMITNASFRTKKLPDDIPIQVTKEDSGGEGKSNLVSISEEDTAEPNRVGSMRQSKDQKTASKIANFPGLGKKPKDKDGKVAKNAHVNVSDKEKKLGSQTTSKESIKVDANVALIDGERHALSGEIDNTNKETTINLRTHNETESLTSSIQVSSV
- the Hyccin gene encoding PI4KA lipid kinase complex subunit hyccin isoform X1 yields the protein MTESLINEWLADCADVSPPELHTFATTLLQDNEIVRALYVLLEERSKYSQLMDTVCDQLYNFYRSRETELQRFTLQFLPTLVYIYLNSAAHGDIKNCRSVETLLIGLYNLEIVDKSGQQKAISFRVPSLAMLSIFHEPASLAPASLTESAVRRFEECNTKLVSWGPLQQVETLNAQNRLKVMTALLFIYNQQLGYINKYALEQLCKVATKLVTQGFMKPGHHQRSSYGSESSFVPRLLPRIPVSSQFLLEFLHAVYFAMYNDCWYLGTQAVEDIHNRACYEAYPDVMLVTNAIRNSASSGPSGQLNDGSIGVSVALSPSATATVSKSMITNASFRTKKLPDDIPIQVTKEDSGGEGKSNLVSISEEDTAEPNRVGSMRQSKDQKTASKIANFPGLGKKPKDKDGKVAKNAHVNVSDKEKKLGSQTTSKESIKGSSSMLNSEPTELDGNVNGCSIRKKNTSVENNSITVDANVALIDGERHALSGEIDNTNKETTINLRTHNETESLTSSIQVSSV